A region from the Andrena cerasifolii isolate SP2316 chromosome 9, iyAndCera1_principal, whole genome shotgun sequence genome encodes:
- the LOC143373264 gene encoding uncharacterized protein LOC143373264, translating to MSSSKGDNAPCARLCHIVKWDDFDGYGFNLHAEKGKNGQFIGKVDDGSPSQAAGLRQGDRIVEVNEINIANETHKQVVERIKAFPNETKLLVVHQEADEYFKANNIVIKATMANIKVIKTPEKNPNSVEQEEMNGSNASIDENVQKSSGSNDTSASQHSESSTVSANATRTSTRSDESERDEPARENGNGIRNESSATMGEHATGNGSVGGAEPRQGLNLKMSAKELRAQLAARKKYDPKKESIGFKDKFDIVQKL from the exons ATGTCTTCGTCGAAGGGTGACAATGCACCGTGCGCACGACTCTGCCACATCGTGAAATGGGACGATTTCGACGGTTACGGGTTCAACTTGCACGCGGAGAAAGGGAAGAACGGGCAGTTCATCGGGAAGGTGGACGACGGGTCGCCGAGTCAGGCCGCTGGTCTGCGACAGGGCGATCGGATCGTCGAGGTTAACGAAATCAACATCGCTAACGAGACCCACAAGCAGGTGGTCGAGCGCATTAAAGCCTTTCCCAATGAGACCAAGCTGCTGGTGGTTCACCAGGAGGCCGACGAATATTTCAAGGCTAACAACATCGTTATCAAGGCCACCATGGCGAACATCAAGGTGATCAAGACCCCGGAGAAGAATCCGAACAGTGTCGAGCAAGAGGAGATGAACGGCAGCAATGCTTCGATCGACGAG AACGTGCAGAAATCGAGCGGCTCGAACGACACGTCGGCGTCGCAGCACAGCGAGAGCAGCACCGTGTCAGCGAacgcgacgaggacgtcgacgaggagcgACGAGAGCGAACGCGACGAGCCCGCCCGAGAGAATGGGAACGGTATCAGGAATGAGTCGTCGGCGACGATGGGCGAGCACGCGACTGGGAACGGCAGCGTCGGTGGAGCCGAGCCCCGGCAGGGCCTGAACCTCAAGATGAGCGCCAAGGAGCTCAGGGCCCAGCTGGCCGCGCGCAAAAAGTACGACCCCAAGAAGGAGTCGATCGGTTTTAAGGACAAATTCGACATCGTGCAGAAGTTATAA